A segment of the Candidatus Nanopelagicales bacterium genome:
CGCGAATTGCTCATGACGACTTCGTTGCCAGCTGTAATTGCCAGCCGGGCCAGAGTGCTGCCGATGTTGCCACTACCGATGAATCCGATGCGCATTCCGACCAGAACCCGACGATTCGGTCAGGTATTCCCATCGGTGCGGATACCCGGTTCTAGCGGTCGCGTGACCGCTGACGGCTTGCGGCAAACATGGTGCGCACCCCGGATGACTTTGTTCGACGTTGCCGGAGGGCATACCCTCGACAATCGTGGCGCGTGCTTTGTATGTGATGTCGTTGGAGCCGGAGAGCGGCAAATCAATCGCTTCCCTCGGATTGATGGAGATGCTCTCCCGGCACGTGGACAAGGTGGGCTACTTCCGACCTGTCATTCGCGAGAGTGACACCCGCGACGTGACCATTGAACTGATGCGTTCGCGATACAACTTGGCGCAGTCCTACGACGAGTCGTTCGGGGTCACGACTGGCCAAACGCGTCACCTCGGTGGGTCACGCGACGCCCAGTCGATCATCGACCAGATCCTCACGCGATTCGAGGTGCTGTCCCGCGATTGCAGCATGGTCCTGGTGGAGGGCACCGACCACAGCGGCGCGAGTGCGGCCTTTGAGTTCGAGCTCAACATGGACTTGGCAACGAACCTGAGTGCACCGGTCATCGTCGTGAGCCGGGCGCACGATCATCGGCCGGACCAAGTCAGCGGTGCGCTGCACGCGGCCCGCGGAGCGCTGGCTGATCGAGACCTGGCGGTGGTGGGATTCCTCGTCAATCGGATCCAGCCGTCAAAGATCGAGAAGTTGAAGGCCCAAGTCACTGATCTCGATGTACCGACGTGGTTCTTACCCGAAGACCCGCAGATGTTGCTCCCGACCATTCGGCAGGCGGCAGATCATCTAGGCGCCAAGATCTTGCACGGCGATGAGCGCAGCCTCAATCGTGACTTGGCGTCGGTGCGGATTGCCGCGATGACGGTGCCGAATTTGATGGGACGGTGGGAGCCGGACACCTTGGTCATCACGCCGGGTGATCGCAGTGACGTGATCCTGGCGGGGATGACGGCGCGCTTCTCCGACTCGGTTCCCAACCTGACGGGCATCATCGCCACGGGTGGCATCGACCCAGATCCCAGCATCC
Coding sequences within it:
- a CDS encoding AAA family ATPase translates to MARALYVMSLEPESGKSIASLGLMEMLSRHVDKVGYFRPVIRESDTRDVTIELMRSRYNLAQSYDESFGVTTGQTRHLGGSRDAQSIIDQILTRFEVLSRDCSMVLVEGTDHSGASAAFEFELNMDLATNLSAPVIVVSRAHDHRPDQVSGALHAARGALADRDLAVVGFLVNRIQPSKIEKLKAQVTDLDVPTWFLPEDPQMLLPTIRQAADHLGAKILHGDERSLNRDLASVRIAAMTVPNLMGRWEPDTLVITPGDRSDVILAGMTARFSDSVPNLTGIIATGGIDPDPSILEFINGLSGTQTPLLTTHRDTFDSAALLAELRPELRASDDRKIAAALGLFETHVDTVDLAERIDIAETTVVTPLMFQNRLFRQARTDRKRIVLPEGNDDRVLTAADRLLQRDVCELTILGDAEKIRERAKSLGLNIDDALLIDPETSLYRDEFANEMYELRKHKGLTPEVAQDMIADVSVFGTMLVQRG